One Myripristis murdjan chromosome 18, fMyrMur1.1, whole genome shotgun sequence DNA window includes the following coding sequences:
- the LOC115376546 gene encoding probable G-protein coupled receptor 132, with protein sequence MSNDSCNLPLDTDTVGLTYIYGLIFSLGLPSNLLSLWGLYQLGRSGGGGCQLVYILNLLLSDLLQLLTLPLWILYLQGGHRWPYGQPACELVGYVFYVNVYASVMFLCLIALDRCLAIVYPLSSRGVRTVKVAAVSGVAVWTLTFLFCLWGLLPSVFDSERLLCLEQYPVSPRYAHFKIATVALGFLLPCAILGYTSAHIGVTLRRSPSVSDHERRKIVGILVIITINFIVVFGPYHLVGGYRFVYLLMTDEPCGLERSIFLVYRLCYGLTSLNTLLDPLFYIFLCPDARLELRRSLPCVGKGQSTRKQVTLTSSAYLATRGQTVMGHDPLGV encoded by the exons GGCCTGACCTACATCTATGGCCTGATCTTCTCACTGGGTCTTCCCAGCAACCTGCTTTCTCTTTGGGGACTGTACCAGCTGGGCCGCTCAGGTGGAGGTGGCTGCCAGCTGGTCTACATCCTCAACCTGCTGCTGTCCGatctcctgcagctgctcaccCTGCCCCTGTGGATCCTCTACCTCCAGGGTGGGCACCGCTGGCCCTATGGGCAGCCCGCCTGTGAGCTGGTGGGCTATGTGTTTTACGTCAACGTCTACGCCAGTGTCATGTTCCTGTGCCTGATAGCGCTGGACCGCTGCCTGGCCATCGTATACCCGTTGAGCAGTCGTGGGGTGCGGACCGTGAAGGTGGCAGCGGTGTCGGGGGTTGCCGTGTGGACTCTTACCTTCCTGTTCTGCCTGTGGGGGCTACTGCCCTCTGTGTTTGACTCTGAGAGGCTACTGTGTCTGGAGCAGTACCCTGTCAGCCCCAGATATGCCCACTTCAAGATTGCCACAGTGGCCCTCGGCTTTCTACTGCCGTGTGCCATACTGGG CTACACCTCGGCCCACATTGGGGTCACGCTCCGGCGATCACCCTCTGTCTCCGACCACGAGCGACGCAAAATCGTCGGCATCCTAGTCATCATCACTATCAACTTCATCGTGGTCTTTGGACCGTACCACCTGGTGGGAGGGTACAGGTTTGTGTACTTGCTGATGACTGACGAGCCATGTGGATTGGAGCGCTCCATTTTCCTTGTCTACCGACTGTGCTACGGCCTGACCAGCCTCAACACCCTGCTGGATCCACTTTTCTACATTTTCCTGTGCCCTGATGCCCGGCTGGAGCTGCGAAGGTCCCTGCCCTGCGTGGGAAAGGGGCAGAGCACCCGCAAACAAGTCACCCTGACATCCAGTGCTTACCTAGCCACCCGAGGTCAGACTGTGATGGGACACGACCCTCTGGGAGTATGA